The DNA window ACAGCGAGGGCGGATCACAGCTGGCGCTCTCCGATTTGTCCTTTCGTTGTCATCGCACTCTGGCTGGAAGTTGCGGCTCTTTGGACGACCAACTGGCACCTGATTCTGTATCGCTCCACTTAGTTGTCCTCAGTCCGGATTTGTAGTGTAGGAACTGCCTGTTAATGAGGAGGCAGGGTGCGGTCGGgtggagggagggggggggagtgcTGTATCGGATTGGACTCTACTCTGTTATTTCGAGTCCCGAAGGTCGAAATATGTCAGACTCGGTGGTAGTGCCTACGTGCTGCGCACGACCGCGCGTGTTGTGTTGTTTGTTCTCCAGTCCGGAGACAACGTGAGATTTCCTACTGCTACTGCGTCCTGTGGCGTCGCCATGACAGGCAGCCCTGTGGGTTGCAGGAATGCCGATTTATTGTGGTTCTATCCTGACTAAATGCAGTGCCTGTCCTGAGATGTAATTTCTCCTTTCGGCTCTCTAGTTTGGCGAACGCCATACACCCAGCGTGCCTGCGTCTATTTTACGCGAGTGTTGCAGAAGGGGCTCGGTGTCGCCGGTCCTCTCCATACAATAATTCGTGCGCCACGACACCAGCCGTGTTGTCGTGGAGTGGACGTTCCCCGTATCTTACATTCTGAAAGACACGAGCATCCTTGTTGTCGTTTGTATGTTTTCGTCGGAGAAACAATGTGCGCGCTCTCGTGCGAAAGTCGCTGTTCTACCGTCTTTTCGCGTGCTGCAGCCCACCGGTACCCgtccgcagagcgcgcgcggTTGTATGTTTCTGTGCCCGCAGTTCCCAGCAGTCTCCGTTCATCATCAGGCAACCAAGACGGAAGATTCTACGTGGACGATCGGACGAATCGGAAAATTTGGACGTCTTGGCACTTCCTAGCCAGAAAAGGTTTCCGTCAGCAGCTTTTTTCCGCGAGTTCCTTAGCGCCTGCACTCCGCCCTCCCCCATAACTAGGTTCGCCGGCCTCTATATAGACACGCGCAGAGCCGTTGCCGTCAGCCGCGTTTTTCCCTCTACTCCCTCTTCGGTGTGTCTTCGGCACTTCCAGGCGCCGTTCGCGAGGAGGAGTTGATGCGCACCACGAATTTGTTCCTGTTGCTTCTTGCTTTTCGTTACCCTCTCTGCCGACTCCGTTTGTCTTCGGTCTACTTCGAAAACGGCACAATGGGGGCTTCGACGCTGGGCGTCAGCGTCCCGCATGAGGGCGGATCTCTGAGCGGGCAGCCGCTTGAGTCTGAGGTCTCCGCCGAGAGCAAGGGGTTCCCCTTCGAGTCGGAAAAATGGATTCTCGCCTTCCTTGTCATTCTCATTGTTGAGTTGGTAAGGTTCAGGGATAGAAATCCACTCGCCGAGCCTCAAAGGAAAAGTCGCTGGAGCACCGCGACTCGCTTGTCTTCGAGCCTCTCAGTTGGTTAGTCGACTagctccgcgcctctgttTATGGTATTGCCGCCTCGTGCGATGAACCTGAGGTGACTTGTTTGACTTCTAGTGGTATTGGCGGATTTCGGTTCCATAATTCCATTCTCGGTCGCCTGTCTGCTGGTTTTCCAGCGGAAGAAGATGCGTGAGAAGCGCGGTaggctcggcgcgcggccgccgcttaGGCCAGTCAGCGCTGCGAAAGTCATGCCTGGTAGCATCTCGTTCCAGCGGCCTTTCGCTGGAGAGGTTGCTCTTTCTTCTTGGAGTAGAGGAGCCGTTCATCACTTTGATCGCTGGCTTTCTCTTGCCAGGCGCCAAAGACCGCGCCACGCTTTGCAGCGCTtaggggaggggggaggctgTTCTTGCAGTGCCTCCTTGCGGCTGGCGGTTGTGTTGCGTGCGTCAGTCTCTCGGTTGGGACTTTGATCCGGGATCCGCGTCGAATTTTGTTCCATATTTGTGTGTGTTTCGCTATCTACGCTTCGTTCAGGCGGGGCTTATCCTCTACCTTGTCGGGCGGAccctgcgagggcgcgtggcggcttcctccgccctccCCGCGACCACTCCGGCAGAAGGAGCGCCTCCCTGTGAGGCATCTCTGGCGCCGACTGCGGTGGAAGACCAAGCAGCGCCAAGTAAAGGGTACAAGAGGACGGGACACTCAGGCAGCCTGGCTCAGTCTGAGTGCTCAACGTTCGAAGCTCTTCCGCTAGATTTCGCGTCCTCATCCTCTGCACATTCCGGGGGTTTCTACGGGCCGTCTACGGTGCCAGGTCCGCAGGCTGCGCCCGTGGTCGAGCAGGCCAGCGACTCTGAGTCTTCGGCCTCATCTCTGTCGCGAGTCTTCCCCAAGTTCCCCGCGACAGCGGCAGGGCGTGTGAGGGAGGatcgcgaggaggagacccCAGGCAAAGTGCTTCCCGCGGCTCTCATCGCCGCTCTGGAGAACGTCGCCGGATCGCTGCCCCCAGGCGAAATGAAACAGAAGCAGCGGATGATGGCAGAGTGCAGCGCCTACCCTGGACCCAGCGACAGACTCTCCCACCTCGTCATGACTGCAAGCAAGCTGCGGGAAAATGCCGCCGTGTGGAGGGGCGTGGGCGTCTTCCAGGACGAAGCCGATGTCAAGGAGATGAAGGCACGCTGTGTCTACACTCGGAGGTCCATGCTGCAGTACCTCGCTGCGCTGGTAAGCCAATCCAGTCAGGCAGATTCTTCACCGGAGAGACTGCGCGCGCTGATACGTGCATATTGCGAGGGAACGTCCCACTCATCACGAGACTGTAGATCCCCTTGAACACTGGAGCAGGTGTCGTATTTCCCTCTCCTTAGCATGTGTTTTTGTCTCCCTGTGAGTGTTTGTTCAGAGTAGGAACCGTGGGGGAGATGTACAGGAGAGCGGGAAGTTTGCGGCTCGCTCATCCGACGCAAAAGCCCGCGTTCTTGTGCCCCAGGTCGCCGACGACTCGGGTGttccttcgtcctctctcgaGCTCGTCCGAGCGCTTCGATGCGAACCGCTGGACGCGACCTACAGTCCGCGCccacgcagccgcgtctcccGGTTCCACTCCGGCAGCACGCCTTTCGCCAACGGATACGCCAGCTCGACGCTCGCCCCGATGTCTTCGCAGGACTCTCTCGAGTcgttcgctgctgcagacatCCCCTCGAGTTCTTCATCCGAGGACATGCTGCGCAGGAAAGAGGAAAAATCCCTCAGCTCCGTCGCCACGTTggctgcccccccccgccgcacgGCGCGCAGCACGTGCGACGATCTCCGCGATatgaaggcgacggcggaggaaggcgtaggggctgcgggcgcggagggagagggtGCGTGGAGGActtcggcgcgcggaggcgagaacgCCCCTGAAAATGACAGAGCTGACAAAGACGCAATCGAAAGGGACGCTgcctcagcggcgccagGTGTCACCGCCGCAGAGTTCGTTCACGTATTAGAACGGTAAGCTCCCTTGAGAcctggcgacgcggaagatgAGTGAACGTCTGCGCATCGGCCCCTGTGTTCTCTGGAAATGGCCCCAGCCCTGTTTGGGTTTCGGGGTGGTCTACTTGAGCGATAAATGAGGCGACACATACGCGGTGTGCGAGATCACCAGATGGGCTTCGTCTGCTCCCCAGGGGCTGACTTTCAGTTGACAGGGTTGCAAGTTGTCTCGTCGgtctgtgtgtgtttttcaGTGCGATGAAATTCAAGCAGTTGGACATCGCCACCACCGTGCATGACAGTCTCCGCCAAGCCAACGTCAAGATCGACCGACGAAGTTTCACACTCCTGGTCCAAATTGCCATGAGGTGACGCATTTCTGCACTTGAGTCTCCGCCTATCGACTCCGCGGTGTTtgcgaggaagaaagggTGCCGTCGTCGCACAGCCCCTGAGTGACCTCCGTCAGAATGCTCTAGGCTGAGTTGGGCGGCTCGTCGAGAGGGGAGGGCGGAATGCCAGGTGTGCGCGCGAACTTAGGTCGAACGGGACACCCCTCCCCTCTTTTGTGTTGTGTGCCTCTTCCTGCAGCCGCAAAGATGTCGCTCTGCAGTCCAAATGGCTGCTTGAGATGATTGACGAAGGCCACGCCATCGATGCGCCGTGGCTGGATCGGCTGCTCGCAGTGGCGGCCGTCTGCGACCCTGCAGCGACGTCTGCGCTCCAGCAggagctggaggcgcgcagcacctcgctctcgccgcagtGCTGCGCAGTCCTTGCCAATGCGAAGACTTACATTTCGCGCGGTACCAACTTGCTCAAGAGAGGGAACTCAGGCGTCTACGGGAggaccgccgcgcctgccacAAGTCTCGCGGAGCTCAAGGTGCCCTTGAAAAACGccaaagaaggcgaggaccACACTAGCGACGCCTCCAATGACGAAAAGGTGAGTCTGGTAGTCATTGCACAGTCAACCCCTTCTGCAGCAAAGGAGGCCGCCAGTCTGCCTTCGTGCGTTTACGGTTTAGGCGGATCGAGACTTCTCTTGACAGTCACGACAAAGCCTGTAGTGTGTGGTTCGTCGCAGAGTACCACGAGGGACTTCGTTTTTGTCAAGCGTGGAAGTCGATTCTTTAGCCCATTTGGATATCCTGAGAGCAGATAAGGCTCGTAGTTCCCGGCGTCCGTGATATTTGTCTTTTTTCCGGCTGGTAGCCTGCCTCACATTTTCTGTAGATCTTTGCTGTGTCTTTTGTGCAGAACGAGGGTGCGGCGGCTGACCGTTCACCGTGTTCTCAGTCGAGCGCCCCCTCCCTGAATCCGAACGCGCCGGAGTTCGTTCCACTCACGATGCGCCCTGTGTCCTGCCGGGCGTCGGCTTTACCCATGGGCTCCTATCAAGCTcttgcgccgctctctggtggtctctcggcgtccgccgcgcttgAGATGAGCGCCTACGGGTTGACTTCCTCCGGTCtggctgcgcagagagagagcgtcATTTCTCCGCTCCCGGCGCTGCAGTATCTGCAGGGGCAAGGCGTTGCATCCAAcactgcctccgcgccggatCAGGTGAcggcctcgctcctcgcgaTGCTTTCGTCCTccacggccttcgcctcccttccAGGGgctcagcagcagcaggcttcgggagctgcgcagcgcccgaAGGGGGCGATCGGCGGAAAAGGAGCCAAGCTgggggagagcgagagacaggaagacgcagaaaagtGCACTCTTCGCATTCAGATGCAGGAAATGTACGCGAGAGCGAAAGAGGGCGGGAAAAAGGTGAAGAGGGGCGCTGCGTTCctgaagaaggaggagaaggaagagaaacCGGCTCCTGGTCTCCAGAAGAGCGCAGCTACCGTCAACGCaacagagacgcaggcgggcgagaaggaagggcctgctgcggccgcgaagaagggctCGTGCCTCGAGCAGTTCAGAACCTTCAACGAGAAACGCGTCCAGACCATCCTCCGCTCTGCCGTTAAAAATCAAGGCCCGAAGAAGTCCCTGGGAGAGCAGCGAACTGTGCGCGACGTCGGGAAGCTCGCACCCGCTGCAGACAAAGTTAACAAGTCAAACAGCGAAACGGCAGGAGCATCACTCAAGAGCTCCCCCGCCGACAGCCGCAGAACAAGTGCTTAccagggcgacgacgagagaggaACTAGCGACGAAAGCCGTCAGGGCGAGTCAGACAAACAGACAGAAGATGTGCGATCGTAAATCAACGAATGGAGTCCGTCTCGCGGGAAGAGAGGCGCGTTTGTGTAGGCGCAAGACAGCACGTGGAAGCATCGGTGATAAAAGCAGGTCCGAAAATGGATTCTGTCTCTCGAGTTGAGCAAGCATGGCGACGCGGTTCGTGTGTGTAGCTACAGTACGCATACCGTTCGCAGCGTTCAGGATGTCGGGGATGGATCAAAGGTGATGTCAAGTCTGGAGTGGAGACGTGGTGTCGGCACGTCAAGTCTGATCGACATTTTTGCGGGGAAAAGTGTGTCGCGAGGGGTGTTTGTCGCTCTGTTCCTTGTCCACGCTTGTCTTTCGAGTGACTGAGGATGTAACGCACAAAGGGATGCTTCATGCCGAGAAAGTGATCAAGACGGGAGGCCGGGCAACGGAAACATCTCTGGTGTTTCGCGGAGAAATCCTGGAAGTGTCTTATTTGCAACCAAACGTATTTGATAGTGCATGGTACGCATGTGTGTTGGCGAGAGAATAGCATTTCTTCTTGTGCAAGGTGTGCGCTCCGGGGTGGAGGGTCCGGTCTCTGTGCGGCGGCTGGGTTGCGGATGTGAGTGAAACGGTCGCTGGTGTCGAACGAGGTGGCGCATGCGTGAAAAATCCAATGTTGATGCAGCGTGACGGAAGACAGAAGAGGCAAACGGTCCCTCGGGGGGAACCGGAGCCCCGGTCGCCCCCGAAGACCGCGGCGTTGCCGTTGTCTGGTGCGTCGTCAGCGGGTTGCCTTTGAAATTCTAAAGGTTTTGAAACATCAGCAATGGGGGAGGGGTGTGCAAGACAGAGGAGGGAAGGGAGATGACCATTCTATTTTTGGAACGCAAATCAATTTTTCTGCGGTCCCTCCTTTTGGAATGCCGCTAGACGGGGTTGCACTGCCTCTGACACGTTTTCATCGTAGCGATCTTCGGTGTGGGTGCCGCGACTAAAGGCAAAAGAGCCTTGGCAGTTTTTGGGGTCGCGAGCAGGGGACCTAGCCAATAGGAAGGAGTTTTTGGAGACAAACTGCAAGGGCGAAACTTCTTTGAACGATGGAGTGTTCGAATTTTTTGCGGCACCGTAGGACACTGCATATGACCTGAAATACCGCGTGCGAGCTAGATTTCTTGAAACAGGGaccgggggaggggggcggggggggagccAGGAGGGTTTTGGCTGGGTGGACGCCTCACAGGTCTAGAGTACCTTGTCTGATGCAGCCATGCTTGTAGGGGTTGAGCAGTCGTGTGTGTGCAGCGGGGTGTGGGAATACAAGCATGTGTGTATGTCTCTGCATCTGATTGACTTGTTAATGTGTTCACGCTATTTGTGACATGGAATGGCACAACAGAGGCCACAACTGCCTTGTCTGCCCATTCCGTGGCCTCCGCCCACGCTGCCACCCCCGTGCGAATGAATGCTTTTTTTTTGTGGGGCATTCCGACGGGCTTCGTAGGGCAGTcctgcgtcagccgcctttGCTTGCGTGCTTGCTGTAGTATTCACTGCTTCTTGCTGTGGTCACTGCGGCGACCACCCGCGCCCCGTGCCACGAGTCGGAATGGAGACTTAAGGTGGTACGTTCTTGTCCCGTGCTGTCTCGCTATCATGTAAATTGCTTTTGCATTTTAAAAACACTCAGAGGCCTGGGCGGCTGCCTAGTCCATAGTCTTCCAAGGCAGAGAAACACGAACACGGACGTGAAAGCGCTTACGAGAGGTAGTTCTGCGTTGCGAGGTACCATTCGGGCAGTGGAGAATGTTCCGCTTGCAGGAGGCAGTGATGAGCGAAACGGAGGAATAATGGCAGATGGGACTTTTCTCTGGTCAAATAGAAGGCTCATACTCAGGGGAAGAAGCCCCAGGGGGGATGTCTCATAATTGCGCTTTCACACTGACAGAGCAAACGAGCCGAGAGTCGAGAACGCTTCACTCCCGTTGCGCACTTCGATAGAACCAGTCGGCGTAGGCCTGAAGGCTCCGTCCGAGGCAGGAGAACCACAGTCGAAATCACGGATCTGGCAGGGGCAGTGAACTAAATGCGTATCAGCAGCGACGGGCCAAGACACAAAGCATTTTTGATGTCAAAAGAGAGGCAGAttcgcccgcgtctcgcACGTGAATACACACATCCTTGCCCTGCAAGGGAAATCGGAGCAGAAGACGTTTAGACAAGTGAGAGCACAGGAATCCAGTGACGGCCACTGAATTACGTGAAGGGGCGCGTTTTCTTGAATCTGCTTTGCAATGAGGCAGACCTGCAGAACCGCATCGTTTGCAAGAGAAAGGGAGGAGGTTCAAGCTTGCGTGAGAAGGAAAAGGGCTGATGCTTTGCTGAAGAAGCTGCTATGGACGCTATCAATCGGGAGAAACTCTTGAGGCTTCAAGCTCGCTCGTCGAGCATACCGAGCACTGCGGTGATCCCCCATTTCGCAGCGCTCGTAGTGACTTCATATCGTcggtctgcagcagcaaTTATTGGGGATCAGGCAGATATTTTTTGCGCCTCAACTTGCATCAGTGGTGCTTCGCGTTGCTGTCAGCATACTGCGCTGCTCCCGGAGACAAGCTATCATTTCCTTTGTCGATGTGCGCATAAACCGTTTCCCATCATGATGGGTGAAGCACAGGCATCGTCAGAATTTGCAGCCTGTGATTCTGTTTGTTGACCCCCACAATTCTCACTCAATACTGCGACACATGTCTGTTTCCCTGGAGTTTTCAAGCTCCGAGTCTAGACTCTGACAGTCCAGGTTCCGCGGAAACGAATGAAATCCCAGCCACACGTCCCGTGCAACATAAGAAGCCAGCGGCGAAACTCTGACATCTCACGGCGTATGCGCTCCCTCCGAGCTGAAACACCTTGTAGGCATCGAGGCTTTTCGATGATCCGCTTTTCTCCGGATGCGCTGTAAACACCTGGTCACGCGATACCGGAACGTCCACGACGACCCTCGCGCTGTACGGTGTCTGCTGGTTCAGTTTGCTTGCCCAGTATACGTAAGGCTGCGCAAAAACCTGGTGACAGATTGTGTTCTGGcaccgtcctcgtcgtccctGCTGGTTTTCTTCCGAAATATACGGGCTCGTGTCGCGCAGCTCACTGTACTAGGCTCAACAGTCAACTCCTCTTTAAGAAGTGGATGGGCGACACAAAGCACTCCTTAACTTGAACTGAGGggtcaagtaggtacaaactGTTCAAGAATTgattatgtccatctgtgcatctacgttgagactatcggttgTATATTTTggacgctaacttcccgcCTCGGCAGAATCCGGAGAACACGGGCTGACGCCTTGAAACCGGAATGGAGACGAACTCGACTCCTGCTGCAACGCTACAGGTAGCACTCTTGCTTCGGAAGCCGACTGAGGTGGATGTAATCGGCGAAGAAATCACCTCCGCGTCCTATTTGAAACTGATGCCATTTCTGCGCCCGCACGGCGAACGCGAATGACGTTAGCCGaccgtcgtcttccgccaGCAAAAGTCCCGGAGCAGCTTCGTGCAAGAGTCTCAAACTGGCGACTACCGCCGCACTGCCGCAGTTCACGTGCCTGCGAATGGCCACGTGGGGCGGCACGCTTTGTCACCTCCGTTGCTCTGCACCCCAGAGTTTCTTTCGTCTCTACATCTGCGCTAGCTTGCTCTGCAGGATTCTTTTGCGACGCGAGGGCACGAAGTACCGAGCAAACCGTGTCTTGCTGTGATTCGGCTAGCTGCGATCTGCAGACGTGTGTGGCTGACGCATATCTCCTGACTCGGTGTTCGCTTCCGGCCAAACTGCTGACTTATTCACGCACTGTTTTGGTGGTGTCCTCCGGATTCGGAACATGCACTCTCCACTCTCAATTTGAACGGAAAACTCACACcagagcgagagggagagacgccgTTGACGCAGAGgggcagaagagagggaggaagccTGTGCTTTAGGCGACAGAAAAGCCACGGGATGTgacagaagaaaaggacTAAAtggaagaaagcgaaaacAGACGGAGGTGGGACCTCAAGGAGCTGCGCCTTGAGGCGTGTCACCACCCTTGAGAGTCTTTCCCCCAGTCTCGCAACGAACGGCTTCTCCACGCAgatgcgcctctcgcccgtCCTCTCTTGgcgccgtcttcttttcGTTCCCTTGCTCTCCTGTCTAACATGTGAACCATCGCATTTTCTCACTCGCCGACCGTCGCTTACGCAGCTGTGATCTCCTTCAGCTCCTCggccagacgccgcgggaTCTCGTTACCCCATTtgcctgcgcagcgcgccgcagcgacacaCGCGACCCCGGATGACTCCGAAACACCCGTCGAAGACGCCATGGAGGGGTGAAGCAACGCACACATACCCTCTCCAGAACTGTTGACACCAgagaaggtaaagctggacTACGTTCAACCTCACACTGGATgcgtttcaatgttaacttcCTGCACACCCCACACAGAGTGAGAATGCCTCACGCATACATAGACACACACGACGCATGCACCGCGAAagacgccttcctcctcctccgcctcttccgcgtcaACTCAGATTCGACAGTCGCTCTCTTTCCTGTCCCCCTGCGCCTACCCTCGAGGAAGAGCTCAGAGTACGCCTGGTGACCCGCGGGCCAGCGGACGTATTCGTTGCAGTTCCACATTTTCTGACCCTTCTCGAGCAGCTTCATGTCAAAGACGTCTTCGACCTGAAGAACACACCCGCACGCAGAAGATCGCCGACACAAGCGGTGCAAACGCCTCGACAAACCACACGTCACGCACTTATggagggagggcgggggcCGGGAAGGGGGCCGggaaggggggcgggggagggaggTTTCGAGGAGAGTACGGATAGTCCCGCCTGGAGGTCAAGGCCCAGGCGGAAAACAGGTCAGCCCTGtctgctcttctctctgcctgccCTAGGTGCCTGAGCTGGATTCCGCGAAAAAGGGGCCGCAGCGGAGCCAACGCGCCGCGTCTTGTTCACTGACGAGGACGTTTCCTTTACTTGCGCTTACATCGGGATCCACGGGGAAGGGGTCCTTTCCGTCGGGGAGAGAGTAGAAGACGCGGACAAGCATGAAGATCTGGTCGCATTCACCGCAGCGATAGAGAAAACCCTCCCGGCAGCGGAACCAGAGAGGCACgtgctccttctcgccggtGCCGCCAGTGCAGCCGACAATTCTAAAGAAACgacgaaaaaaagaaaacactCACGCCGCCTTCAAACGCGACCTCGGACAATGGGGCCCCGAGAACGAGGGCGAACGAACGaggtgtctccttcctcgagTCATGACGGCCGTCACGGGGAACGGGGGACGGGACGCGCCACCGTCTCGCCTTGGGGTGCTCCCCTGCCGCTCTGAATTCCTATCCTATCCTCTACGCGTTTCCGGCCTCCTACGCGAGCAGGGGGCGACTGTCTCGAGTCCTTAAAGATTCTGGCATGACGCGTGCACgtttctgtcgcctcgcccacctccgcgccgcctcctcaccTGTCTGTCGTGACGGAGGGGCACAGCACAGGCTTCTCGACGGTGCCGAAGGGCCCCACGAAGGCTGCCGACCTCAGGTGCTCATACAGCTCAAGAAGACCGACCATGTGCTCGGTTTCTTCTGTGACGATCTGAACAAAGCGCCC is part of the Besnoitia besnoiti strain Bb-Ger1 chromosome XII, whole genome shotgun sequence genome and encodes:
- a CDS encoding hypothetical protein (encoded by transcript BESB_023500); the protein is MGASTLGVSVPHEGGSLSGQPLESEVSAESKGFPFESEKWILAFLVILIVELAGLILYLVGRTLRGRVAASSALPATTPAEGAPPCEASLAPTAVEDQAAPSKGYKRTGHSGSLAQSECSTFEALPLDFASSSSAHSGGFYGPSTVPGPQAAPVVEQASDSESSASSLSRVFPKFPATAAGRVREDREEETPGKVLPAALIAALENVAGSLPPGEMKQKQRMMAECSAYPGPSDRLSHLVMTASKLRENAAVWRGVGVFQDEADVKEMKARCVYTRRSMLQYLAALSRNRGGDVQESGKFAARSSDAKARVLVPQVADDSGVPSSSLELVRALRCEPLDATYSPRPRSRVSRFHSGSTPFANGYASSTLAPMSSQDSLESFAAADIPSSSSSEDMLRRKEEKSLSSVATLAAPPRRTARSTCDDLRDMKATAEEGVGAAGAEGEGAWRTSARGGENAPENDRADKDAIERDAASAAPGVTAAEFVHVLERAMKFKQLDIATTVHDSLRQANVKIDRRSFTLLVQIAMSRKDVALQSKWLLEMIDEGHAIDAPWLDRLLAVAAVCDPAATSALQQELEARSTSLSPQCCAVLANAKTYISRGTNLLKRGNSGVYGRTAAPATSLAELKVPLKNAKEGEDHTSDASNDEKNEGAAADRSPCSQSSAPSLNPNAPEFVPLTMRPVSCRASALPMGSYQALAPLSGGLSASAALEMSAYGLTSSGLAAQRESVISPLPALQYLQGQGVASNTASAPDQVTASLLAMLSSSTAFASLPGAQQQQASGAAQRPKGAIGGKGAKLGESERQEDAEKCTLRIQMQEMYARAKEGGKKVKRGAAFLKKEEKEEKPAPGLQKSAATVNATETQAGEKEGPAAAAKKGSCLEQFRTFNEKRVQTILRSAVKNQGPKKSLGEQRTVRDVGKLAPAADKVNKSNSETAGASLKSSPADSRRTSAYQGDDERGTSDESRQGESDKQTEDVRS
- a CDS encoding putative cytochrome c oxidase subunit (encoded by transcript BESB_023510), with the protein product MSVGRLSQQLLASGAAPARNFFSTLSGRGSSLSAKSFSSLSRLPSSRLCGAASSSLSPASAGQPAFAYSAKRSYLHFERTMPEDFELPSDTMPKNVAELMSKNPKDLDFFENYWYWKLRGEAVVLDPASLPRKSYKQLARDMGMQIVTEETEHMVGLLELYEHLRSAAFVGPFGTVEKPVLCPSVTTDRIVGCTGGTGEKEHVPLWFRCREGFLYRCGECDQIFMLVRVFYSLPDGKDPFPVDPDVEDVFDMKLLEKGQKMWNCNEYVRWPAGHQAYSELFLEGKWGNEIPRRLAEELKEITAA